The proteins below come from a single Eucalyptus grandis isolate ANBG69807.140 chromosome 3, ASM1654582v1, whole genome shotgun sequence genomic window:
- the LOC104445432 gene encoding TMV resistance protein N-like, with the protein MAATGGSSASATRYDVFLSFRGPDTRNTFTDCLYRTMFGQGIVAYRDSEELHAGDRIDDLLRAVGESKICIPVLSRGYASSAWCLRELARVTELHESTGKPEILPIFFDVTPIDVKLRTELYLKDLEKHEQKHGAEMRQRWEAALGKVAEIKGWEVQGKAERTKLKYSI; encoded by the coding sequence ATGGCAGCAACCGGTGGTTCCAGCGCGTCAGCTACCCGGTACgacgtgttcttgagtttcagagggcCCGACACTCGCAACACCTTCACCGACTGCCTCTACCGGACCATGTTCGGCCAGGGGATCGTCGCCTACAGAGACAGCGAAGAGCTTCACGCCGGTGATCGGATCGACGATCTCCTGAGAGCGGTCGGCGAATCCAAGATCTGCATACCGGTCCTCTCCAGAGGCTATGCTTCGAGCGCTTGGTGCCTCCGCGAGCTCGCTCGAGTGACGGAGCTCCATGAATCGACTGGGAAGCCGGAGATCCTACCCATCTTCTTTGATGTCACGCCCATCGATGTCAAGCTCAGGACGGAACTGTACCTGAAGGACTTGGAGAAGCATGAGCAGAAGCACGGTGCTGAGATGAGGCAACGGTGGGAGGCGGCTCTGGGAAAAGTGGCTGAGATCAAGGGATGGGAAGTCCAAGGGAAAGC